TTTCTGgtggattttcaactgtgggGAGGGTATAACCCCTGTCTTGTTCGAGCGTCAgttgtatacccaagagaaatgaaaacacgtcAGTGCAAAAACTTGTGCAGTTGGTCATtgcagccaaaaagtggaaactgcCCGGGTCTGTTAATTGGTAAATGGTTAAAACTAAATGTGATGTgtctttacaatggaatattattcaacaataaaaaggaataatgtgatacatgcaacaacatgtttgatgaaccttgaaaatatacgCTTAGTGTAAGAAGCCAGGCACACGAGACCACATACTGTGATTCCTGCTGTATGCCATGCGCAGAATACACAAATCCACAGACAGAAGAGTACATTAatggttcccaggggctggggagggaggaactGGGGAAGGGACTGCTGCTAATGAGTGTGGGGTTTCTTTGGGTGtcgatgaaaatgttttggagtttgataatggtgatggtggcacaaccTTGTTAATatgctaaaaaccattgaattggacattttaaaatggtgaattttatgataggTGAAttgtatgtcaataaaaaaagGTAATTAGTCAACAGCAAAGGAGAAGTCACCTCAGATCCCACTGCCCGGGGACAGCCACAGCTCCTGTCGATTGAGTAGTTTACCAAATGTGGACTCAGTGCCAGGCACCTaagccctttatttatttattcctcacagtggCTTTATCAGTCttctgtcaggcctgagcctcctgACCCCTCCAGAGCTCTTTCCTCTACCTCGCTGCTGTGCctatttttagaaagaattttgAGTGAACAGAGAGCTTGCTAATTAGGAGTATcgttaaaatactattttatagAGTTAGGTGCTTTCCTCACACAGTTGACTAAAATATATTTGTGGTGTGGTTCATTTAGCACTCAGCACTCAAGCTTAAAGGAAAGCAAAAACCTGAGAAAAGGGTTAAATCTCTGAAGTTAGTTTTTTAGTACCAAGGATTTTATGTTCATCTTTCCCCCCAGAGATTATaagaaagaaacaagtaaaattagaaacttcCTTAAGTGGCCATTCATCTCGGCCTTTGTAATGCTGGGGTAGAAAAGCTGGTTGGATTTTGTTTCCATAAATGCTAGTCATCAGAATATGCTATGGTCCGTTGCTTTTCTATGAAACTAGAGAGTTTTAAAGTAGAAGGCATCGAGAAAACATGCTAGCATGGAAAACTGTTAGCAGTGGTTAGTTTTGTTTATGAAATACTCTTTAACATTTAACATAGAGCAACTAGTCATGGGTTCAGGAGTTTCAGCTCCTGTGTTCTCCTTTATTGACTGTTTGTTCTGTATTAGTGGACGTCTAAAAGTTAAAACTCCttgcaaaaacaagcaaaacttggttagtaatttttttttttttaggagagtTATTCAGACTTTTTAATGGCTTTGACATGAaaacactgtattttttaaaatcttgaatttAAGATACTGGTGCTCTGGCTTTTCATCTTTCATTgtgtaattaaagaaaatttattaattttctgtgaaaGTTTATTATTTCTAGAAACTTACTGAATAGTTTGGTCCTAAGAAGTTTTTACGAAAGTGCAGGTGATTTAGTAAATCCTGCCATTTACTGTCTTGCTTTCTGATTGAAGCAAACTTGTGTTTAGTAAATAATGGCATTGAGGTGTGAACGTCCAGGTAAATAGCGAGGGGTATTCTTTCTTCCCCAGAAAAATGCTCTCAAAAACTTGAGTTTAGTACAATAAACACTCTACTTAGATATCATAATCTCATTATAAATTTGATGTAGATGGACCAAGCTTGGATTCTCAATTCCGTAAGGCAGAAACTGTTTTTGCCATTCTGTAGAATCCCAGAGTTTATATTTATGCCATGTCCATAGtaaatgcttgataaatgtttgttatataAATTGTAATCACATATACATTTAAATTACACATACTGTTTCgtgacacacacaccccacacataaTTAACTGAAATGTTCCCAACTGATAATACTGTGTGTCATAATTTCTCttaatgtttttctctctctttaggtTGGTATTTTGTTTGGCATCTTTTTTTATCAAAATTCAAGTTTCTTCGGGAACTGGTGGGAGACACAGGATCTCAGGAGGGAGATCATGAACCTTCAGGGTCTGAAACAGAGGAAGACGCTTCATCATCTCCACACAGGATCAGATCTGCTCGCCAGAGGAGGGCACCTGTTGATGAAGGCCACTGACCTGAGCCGTGGTCCCCTGATAGCGAATGACGAAGGACACTGGGAGTCTCTCTCTGTAATGACTTGGCTTTGCAATCTGCTAGAAGATTGAAGAACATTCATTCTTGGATCTTAAATCCAATTCAAAAAAAGATTTACATGTAAGCCATATGAAAATAAAGGGAATTACAACCAAATCGGACCATTGCAGATTTCATCGTAAAGATAATTTTTGCTTATATACTTCTACATATATACTTATTCTTTGACTCTTGGGCTTATTTTCTTGCACTGGTGTTAATCTGGTAAATATTACAGGCTTGAAAAaccatattttattaatattagttCTATGTTgtactttttttccctccacattATACCTTGTCTGAAATTGGGATGCATTTTACGATTACTGTCAACCAGGCAATAGTCATGATGCAATTATCCTCGCCTGTGCCTGTGTGGACTTAAGGTTTGTCCTGTTGTTGGTATCAAATGTGTCAGGTttaattggcttttaaaaatgtcttcaaaaaGATTACACTATAATTCAGCATTGAAACGAAAAGTTATCGTGTATGCAGAAAAGCATGGAAACAGAGCAGCAGGGCGTACGTTCGATATTAGCGAAGCAAATATCCGTCGCTGGAGGAATGACCGAAATTCCATATTTTCTTGTAAAGCAACAACAAAATGCTTTACGGGACCTAAGAAAGGAAGATACCCACAAGTAGACGAAGCTGTGCTACATTTTGTCTGTGAGACAAGTGCAAAAGGACTGCCTGTCACACACCAGGTGATGCAGCTGAAGGCAGGAGAAATTGCCAAAACCCTTGGAATAGACGAAACAAAATTCAAAGCAACAAGAGGCTGGTGTGATCGATTCATGTATTGAGCAGGACTGTCGTTAAGGCGTCAAACATCGTTTTGTCCAGAGCTTCCTCCTGATATTAAACCGCAGGCAGTGCTGGAGTGCTGTTTTAAGAGATGCTGCATTGCCGGCGCTCTTGATGATGCCAAGGGTGCTGTGGTCTGGGAGAATGCAGACACCGATGGCTGTGATTTGAGTGATTCAGAGGAGTTAGACTCAGACTATGAAGTTATAGTCATAACTTAACCAACTTATTTCATCATACACTTTCTTTACGTATGCACAAGATTGACGCGATAAAGATCTGTTTAACTCTAAAAGCTGTTtgagtaaatttaaaaagtagacgTTCTACAGGATACAGAAGCAttgtgtcatagtttaattgCCTATGTGTTTTCTTAGAGATACATGTGGTGCGTCTTACAATTGATGGCATCTTaggttaggaaaaaaaatagtctgtaaatttatttttctttctaggatAGCAATTATTTATTGGGGACCTTAATTCTGACTCTTAGAATGTTGTTAAAATAGTTATCCTCTATGAGATACATTTTGGAGCGCCCTATTCAAGATTTTAGAGTAGTAACTTGGGAATCTAGGCCCTATCCTCTACTTTAGGAAGAGTAGGATTAGTTACT
This genomic interval from Balaenoptera ricei isolate mBalRic1 chromosome 11, mBalRic1.hap2, whole genome shotgun sequence contains the following:
- the SMIM13 gene encoding small integral membrane protein 13, which gives rise to MWHSVGLTLLVFVATLLIVLLLMVCGWYFVWHLFLSKFKFLRELVGDTGSQEGDHEPSGSETEEDASSSPHRIRSARQRRAPVDEGH